TGTGTGATAATACAGTGAATTTACTGGTAAATTGTTGAATTACGACTGTTGACAAGCTTGAGTGCAGGTTCATACTTCCATTGGTGTCAATTTCACTCAAACAAGCTACCCAGATAAGTTCTCGCGGTTAATACTATTGTTTTTCACtctcaaagaagaaaaatgaaaatcagaaGGGAAACATATACCGGTAATACTATTATTGTTCTTCCATTAGATATTACAATGGAGTAACACAATCTAGTGTCACTTCTCTATACTTTATCATTGATGGGTACACAAGATTGATACTATGTTTGCTTAGTCTTCCTTTTGCAGCAAACAAATCAATCTACACCTGCTGTGACTCTTCTTTTTATCGAGTCAGTTGCGGTTGAAtacaagaaaaaggaaaaataatgtACACTGTATCTAATGAACTTATTTGTCAGGCTCTCTGAATGCATCTATTCGGGGCCGTATATGGAAGAGCTATGTAATATGTTTCACCTATATCAACAAGCCTTTCTTGTGCTTGATCAGGTTAAGAAACGGTGGTTGACAGAAACCTGGTTTGTGGAAGAAGAGATTAGAGAGAACTTTATGCATGGCCTCTGTAAGATGCACACCATCCCAGTTAATGAAGTGATCTGGTTGCTTGCAGGTAGTCGTGCCAACGGATCCACAAAGACGATGCACGTCAAAATTGAGTAGACCACCACCAGCTCCACAGCAGGCCTTGAAGGGCTCTTGAAAATTGTACTGCTTGTGATTTGACAGGACATTTTTGTAGGCATTCGTGTAATCAACATATGTAATGACACAATGAGGGAATAGCTCCCTCAGTATTTCCAACTTCCTCTGGAGAAGCTTGTTGTGAGCTTTAATCAATCCATTGGCAAGGGATGCACATCCCATACTATCGCGGTCATGGAATCGAGACAGAGCCAACTGCAACGGGCAGCACCCAGCCGGTGGCAGTCCCTGAACCACAAGGTACTTGGCTCCCCTTTCTATCAATGTCTGTCATAGAAaagagcaatttcaaattagTAATCATCGGCTTTGTATAACAAAGAggatgtttttatgttttttgcaTTACCTTTACAAGGTTGAAGACATGGCCAACGTTTATTCCTGTAAGCCATGGAATGGAAAGGGAGGAGCCTAATGTGCGAGAATAGTCATTGCCACCCATCTCACCAACCCAGAAGATTGAGTTGTTCATTGAACCTTTGCAGTCAACATCACTTAATCCCTTACATTCAACCTCATTGAGGTGCTTATTAAACCAATCAATCTGAGTCTTGAAAGTCTCAGGGACCGCGTTCCACATGAGCGCATGAGCAATCTTGTGAAGTGCGAAGAAACCACCAGGAAGACCAGTTGATCCAGCAATTGCAAAGTTGACTCCCTTAGAGAAGTTTGCAGATGTGTCTTTGTATGCTGGAGGGGTTGGTAAGTCAAGAGACTCGCAGAGGAAATCAATGACCAATTTGCCATTGGAGAGACGTGAACCGGGCAATTTATTCTTCCCGTCAGGATCAGCAAGTGATGCAAACTTCGTAATCAAATCAGTAACAAAGGACTTAAGACCCCCCAGCAACTTAGCATTTCCTGTATCCGTATATGAGTCTCCAAATGCATACACCTTCTTGAAAGTTCCTTGGTAACTGATAGAACCATCAGAGGGATCGCCTGACGGGGAAGCTTGTGGTGTCGAAGGTTGCGGATTTTTAGTAGGTTGCGGATTTGTACAAGGTTGTGGAATATTTGGAGTAGGTTGTGGTACTGAAGGTTGTGGATTTGTGGTGGGTTGTGGCATAGGAGGGGGTTTCAACTTCAAGTGAGCAGAAGAGAAAGATGAGGACAAGAATAGGGCCAAAATGGCTACTTGAAGGCCATTGATGAAGTATTTAGAATTCATATTTTGTATGGATTTCAAAAAGAGAAGGattgttgatttgttttttgttgtgaGAATTCATTCAGCATTTATAGTTGTGTTTTTGGGTCTATTTTTGAGATGATGTTCATGGATGAACCTCCATGGTTGTAGGAGAGCAAAGGTGGTAATTCATCTCTGCGTTTTCCTTCCATAGGACTAATTGTCCAAACCTGAGGATTTGTGGCCAATGTTGTAAGAAGCTTGAATGTTGTAAGAAGCTTGATTGAGCTTCATTGACCAACTTATGGATATTTTTGGACACTACTCCTTCATTGTAGGATGCAATGTCGCATTAaccttaaataaataatatatatatatatatatatatatatgaatttttcaGTAAGGACGTTATTATTTTGCTGCTGGCAACTGGTAGCCTTTGATCATTAGCAAGGAAAGTTTATCATCATTTTTTGTGACTAAAATTTTAAATGCCACATGAGTGAATCATTTTTTCCTCGAAAATTCCATATATctctaacaatttcttccataatcGGCCATAAtagtattacgttatctaatatTACGTTATCTAACTACATTGAATTTAGTTATTACTTTTTCTAATTAAattgactttcgttattacgttattATGTTGTCTAATGACATGAgccgttatctaattacattgactttcgttattacgttgtctaatta
This genomic stretch from Tripterygium wilfordii isolate XIE 37 chromosome 22, ASM1340144v1, whole genome shotgun sequence harbors:
- the LOC119991250 gene encoding GDSL esterase/lipase At3g48460-like, which gives rise to MNSKYFINGLQVAILALFLSSSFSSAHLKLKPPPMPQPTTNPQPSVPQPTPNIPQPCTNPQPTKNPQPSTPQASPSGDPSDGSISYQGTFKKVYAFGDSYTDTGNAKLLGGLKSFVTDLITKFASLADPDGKNKLPGSRLSNGKLVIDFLCESLDLPTPPAYKDTSANFSKGVNFAIAGSTGLPGGFFALHKIAHALMWNAVPETFKTQIDWFNKHLNEVECKGLSDVDCKGSMNNSIFWVGEMGGNDYSRTLGSSLSIPWLTGINVGHVFNLVKTLIERGAKYLVVQGLPPAGCCPLQLALSRFHDRDSMGCASLANGLIKAHNKLLQRKLEILRELFPHCVITYVDYTNAYKNVLSNHKQYNFQEPFKACCGAGGGLLNFDVHRLCGSVGTTTCKQPDHFINWDGVHLTEAMHKVLSNLFFHKPGFCQPPFLNLIKHKKGLLI